Proteins found in one Ketobacter sp. MCCC 1A13808 genomic segment:
- the tnpB gene encoding IS66 family insertion sequence element accessory protein TnpB (TnpB, as the term is used for proteins encoded by IS66 family insertion elements, is considered an accessory protein, since TnpC, encoded by a neighboring gene, is a DDE family transposase.) has translation MFLPEPNVRIWLYTQPVDMRKSFDGLSALVVSQLQDDPASGQLFVFINRRKTHLKGNRSFHHVVANSTNYLT, from the coding sequence ATGTTTCTGCCCGAACCCAACGTCAGGATTTGGTTGTATACCCAGCCGGTGGACATGCGCAAATCCTTTGATGGCCTCAGTGCGCTGGTGGTATCTCAGCTCCAGGATGATCCGGCCAGTGGCCAACTGTTTGTGTTTATCAATCGACGTAAAACCCATCTTAAGGGTAACCGGTCATTCCACCACGTAGTTGCCAACTCAACGAACTATCTTACTTAG
- the tnpA gene encoding IS66 family insertion sequence element accessory protein TnpA, translating into MPTQKYIRRSAAIWETLIDQYQQSGLSGAQFCREQTLPYASFCKWRQRILASDDSQPTSALPEPGFVELNTWPDAPDRPWRVTLKLGNGVELLLSQP; encoded by the coding sequence ATGCCAACCCAAAAATACATTCGACGATCCGCCGCCATCTGGGAAACGCTCATCGATCAATACCAGCAGTCCGGCCTGTCCGGAGCGCAATTCTGTCGGGAGCAGACATTACCTTACGCCAGTTTTTGCAAGTGGCGACAGCGCATTCTGGCGTCCGACGATTCACAGCCCACTTCGGCTTTGCCTGAGCCGGGCTTTGTTGAATTAAATACTTGGCCCGATGCGCCAGACCGCCCCTGGAGGGTCACGCTCAAACTGGGCAATGGCGTCGAGTTGTTACTGAGTCAGCCCTGA